In Ficedula albicollis isolate OC2 chromosome 19, FicAlb1.5, whole genome shotgun sequence, one DNA window encodes the following:
- the SUPT4H1 gene encoding transcription elongation factor SPT4 yields MKGNREMVYDCTSSSFDGIITMMSPEDSWVSKWQRISTFKPGVYAVSVTGRLPQGIVRELKSRGVAYKSRDTAIKT; encoded by the exons ATGAAAGGCAACCGGGAGATGGTCTATGACTGCACCAGCTCCTCCTTCGATGG GATCATAACCATGATGAGCCCTGAGGACAGCTGGGTCTCCAAGTGGCAGCGGATCA GTACCTTCAAGCCAGGTGTCTACGCAGTGTCCGTGACTGGCCGCCTGCCCCAAG GGATCGTCCGAGAGCTGAAGAGCCGTGGTGTGGCCTACAAGTCTCGGGACACGGCCATAAAAACCTGA
- the RNF43 gene encoding E3 ubiquitin-protein ligase RNF43 — MSAGPQVQLAVLWPWLLMATLQAGLGHTGLALAAAVESERAAAQKAIIRVIPLKVEPITLEGEFANVAEVTPAEGKLLQSHPLSLCNTSEDEHTESGFITIVKLEQPDRDPNPCLSLANKAKLAGERGARAILFDITDDESAADQLRKPRGLSQPVVLIRGHDAELLMGVVNKNREAHVKIEVKEPPAWPDYDVWILLTVVSTVVVIILIFVVRTKCQLNRTQDSVQQQTLQAIGQLATRRYQPRARPAPRWDSASSCSSAPLCAICLEEFSEGQELRIISCSHEFHRECVDPWLQQHHTCPLCMFNILARDSGDQAMAASSRLVPQDMEPGRRLHLFRQHPGHALYHLPHAYPQRSLRSFPSEPAHGNPFFHSPELSHLDFGTIHYMPYRPATSLLACGHVAPLAPGLLGQQHPSPSACGQALAPHRTCPLQPQPPCLVPKAALAQKQHRAPTLRRGLGHGHQHNSSGSGESYLTEHSGYLADGPGSDSSSGPCHGSSSDSMLNCTDVSLQGIHGSCSTFRSSLSSDYDPFVYCSSEGPATDHGQEQLRPPRERRPRSLDLMVPGGAAPAKPQVLSHVHYHHHQHHHYRRDAECPPGRAGQGPGPRRSRYSGAKVAFHSARTQKRTEKSHHSQQPLESSGVLQEAAPAGQPTCPKEGREPPHSPSTSPDRLDFSVDASRQLGAAGTPPVPLPPRHSLQRRHHRRKRKCPLEPDPALLAKDSAEPGACDTHLPPGRPAGYRCSPEAQPLLPSAPLPSGSRLLWKCLVPQSSSELRKQEEGLSGRERNRSVPADFSGMGAPRHSLSVRLHCPAQQGQGSEDEVQDVHEHSV, encoded by the exons TCCCACCCGCTATCCCTGTGCAACACCAGCGAGGATGAACACACGGAGTCGGGGTTCATCACCATCGTCAAGCTGGAACAGCCGGATCGGGACCCCAacccctgcctgtccctggccAACAAG GCAAAGCTGGCAGGGGAGCGTGGAGCGCGTGCGATCCTTTTCGACATCACCGATGATGAAAGTGCTGCTGATCAG CTGAGGAAGCCCAGAGGCCTGAGCCAGCCCGTGGTCCTGATCAGGGGCCACGACGCTGAGCTCCTCATGGGTGTCGTGAACAAGAACAGAGAGGCCCATGTGAAGATAGAGGTCAAGGAGCCACCAGCTTGG CCAGACTACGACGTGTGGATTCTTCTCACAGTGGTCAGCACTGTGGTCgtcatcattttaatttttgttgtcCGCACAAAGTGCCAGCTGAACAGGACTCAG GACTCGGTGCAGCAGCAGACCCTGCAGGCCATCGGGCAGTTGGCCACGCGCCGCTACCAGCCGCGGGCGCGGCCGGCCCCGCGCTGGGACTcggccagcagctgcagctccgCCCCGCTCTGTGCCATCTGCCTCGAGGAGTTCAGCGAGGGGCAG GAACTGCGGATCATCTCATGCTCACACGAGTTCCATCGGGAGTGTGTTGACCCTTGGCTGCAGCAACACCACACGTGTCCACTCTGCATGTTCAATATTCTTG CCAGAGACTCAGGGGACCAGGCCatggctgccagctccaggctggtCCCTCAGGACATGGAGCCTGGGCGGCGACTCCACCTTTTCCGCCAGCATCCAGGACATGCCCTTTACCACCTTCCACACGCATATCCTCAGAGGAGCCTCAGGAGCTTTCCCTCAGAGCCAGCCCACGGCAACCCCTTCTTCCACTCTCCAGAGCTCTCCCACCTGGACTTTGGCACCATCCACTACATGCCCTACAGACcagccacctccctgctggccTGCGGCCACGTGGCCCCGCTGGCCCCGGGCTTGCTgggccagcagcatcccagcccctctgcgTGCGGGCAGGCGCTGGCACCCCACAGGACGTGTCCCCTTCAACCTCAGCCCCCCTGTCTGGTGCCCaaggcagccctggcacagaagCAGCACCGTGCACCCACCCTGCGCCGGGGGCTTGGCCACGGGCACCAGCACaacagcagtggctctggggagaGCTATCTCACGGAGCACAGCGGGTACCTGGCCGACGGGCCAGGCAGCGACTCCAGCTCGGGGCCCTGCCACGGCTCCTCCAGTGACTCCATGTTGAACTGCACGGACGTCAGCCTGCAGGGCATCCACGGCAGCTGCTCCACCTTCcgcagctccctcagcagcgACTACGATCCCTTTGTGTACTGCAGCTCCGAGGGCCCCGCCACGGACCAcggccaggagcagctgcggCCGCCCAG GGAGAGGCGGCCGCGCTCCTTGGACTTGATGGTGCCAGGGGGGGCGGCTCCGGCCAAGCCCCAGGTGCTCAGCCACGTCCactaccaccaccaccagcaccaccactaCAGGCGGGATGCAGAGTGTCCCCCTGGGCGGGCCGGCCAGGGGCCGGGGCCACGCAGATCCCGGTACTCTGGGGCCAAGGTTGCCTTCCACAGTGCTCGGACGCAAAAGAGGACTGAGAAAAGCCATCActctcagcagcctctggaaaGCAGtggagtgctgcaggaggcagctccagcaggacagCCAACGTGTCCCAAGGAAGGCCGGGAgccccctcacagcccctccaCTTCTCCAGACAGGTTGGACTTCAGTGTAGATGCCAGCAGACAATTGGGAGCAGCCGGCACACCCCCTGTCCCGCTGCCCCCCAGACACAGCTTACAGCGCAG GCATCACCGACGGAAAAGAAAGTGTCCCCTGGAGCCCGACCCCGCTCTCCTGGCCAAGGACTCGGCCGAGCCCGGAGCCTGTGACACTCACCTTCCTCCTGGCCGTCCTGCTGGCTACCGCTGCTCTCCTGaagcccagcccctgctccccagcgCTCCCCTGCCCAGCGGCTCCCGGCTGCTCTGGAAGTGCTTAGTGCCACAGTCCAGCTCCGAGctgaggaagcaggaggaggggtTGTCAGGACGGGAGAGAAACCGCTCAGTTCCTGCAGATTTCTCAGGGATGGGCGCCCCCAGACACAGTCTGAGTGTCCGCCTtcactgcccagctcagcagggtcAGG GATCTGAAGACGAGGTCCAGGATGTCCATGAACACTCAGTTTAA